The Streptomyces sp. ALI-76-A nucleotide sequence GCGCCGGATCGTTCGGATGGTGCTCCCACGACCCGGACCAGGGACTGCCCGCCGCGTAGGGCCGCGTCGGGTCCAACTCGGCCACCACCCGCGGCAGTACGCCCAGGTAGTACCCCTCGCCCCAGGAGTCCCCGGCCAGCCGCTGCTCCCAGCCCCAGTCCTTGAAGCCCCACAGGTTCTCGTTGTTGCCGTTCCACAGCGCCAGCGAGGGGTGCGGCATCAGCCGTACGACGTTCTCGCGGGCCTCGGCCTCCACCTCGCCGCGCAGCGGCTGCTCCTCCGGGTAGGCCGCGCACGCGAAAGGGAAGTCCTGCCAGACCAGCAGACCGAGTTCGTCGCAGGCGTCGTAGAAGTCGTCGCTCTCGTAGATGCCGCCGCCCCACACGCGGACGAGGTCCACCCCGGCGCCGGCCGCCTGCCGCAGCCGCTCGCGGTAGCGTTCCGGGCCGATCCGGGAGGGGAACACGTCGTCCGGGATCCAGTTCACGCCGCGCGCGAAGAGGCGTTCACCGTTGACGACGAAGGTGAAGCCGGAGCCGTGCGCGTCGGGCCGGCGGTCCAGCTCGACGCTCCGGAAGCCGATCCGGCGCCGCCACACGTCCAGCGCCCGGTCGCCGTGCAGCAGCGTCACCTCGACGTCGTACAGCGGCTGTTCGCCGTAGCCGCGCGGCCACCACCGCCGCACGTCGGGCACCTCCAGCCGTACCGTCCCGGTCGCCCCGTCGATCTCGGCGCGCGCCCGCACCCCGTCGATCGTCGCCTCGGCGACCAGCGGTGCCTCGACCCTGGCCCGCTCCACCTCGATGGCCAGCTCGACCCGCCCCAGGCCGCCTTCGACGGTCACCAGGGGGCGCACGCACGAGATCCGGGCCGTCGACCACCGCTCCAGCCGCACCGGCCGCCAGATCCCGGCCGTCACCAGCGTCGGGCCCCAGTCCCAGCCGAAGGAGGCGGCCATCTTGCGGATGTACGGGAAGGGCTCGGCGTACGCGGCGGGCCGCTCGCCCAGCTTCCCGCGCACGGCCTCCGCCTCGGCGTACGCGGAGACGAACCGCACCGACAGCCGTCCGCCGAGGCCGGTCACGTCGAAGCGGTACGAGCGGTGCATGTTCCGCGTCCGGCCGAGGAGCCGGCCGTCGAGCAGGATCTCGGCCGCGGTGTCGAGACCGTCGAAGACCAGGTCGGCCTGCTCGTGCCCGTCGGTCGCCGCGAGGTCCCGCTCGTACGTCCACTCCCGCCGCCCCACCCACGCGACCTCGGTCTCGGCCAGCCCGAGGAAGGGGTCCGGGATCACCCCCGCCGCCAGCAGGTCGGTGTGCACGCAGCCCGGCACCGAGGCCGGGAGCGCGTCCTCGTCGTGCTTCAGGATCCATCCCTCGGTGAGCGGTGTGGCCTCCAGCATGCACACTCCCTAAACCGTTTCAGTCCGGGGCGCCGGAACCTTTCGGCAGCCTTGGCGAAATAGGGACTTTACCGGTTAAGAAACCACTGTCAGAGTGCCGAATCAGCCAACCCACTCGTGCTCGTCCGTCCCACGAACGGAGCTGACGCACATGAACCGCCGCCCCATCCTCGCCCTGGCCCTGGGCGCCGCCCTGCTGATCCCCGGCTGCACCGGCACCGGAGGCACCGCGAAGGGTGCCGACGCCGACGCGCCCGACGACCCCTCGAAGGTCGGCGGAAGCATCACGGTCCTCACCCAGCGGACCGACCTCGTCGCCGACGGCACGATGAAGAAGTACGCCGCCGCGTTCAACAAGACCTACCCGAAGGTCAAGGTCGAGTTCGAGGCCCTCACCAACTACGAGACCGAAGTCAAGATCCGTATGAACACGGAGAACTACGGCGATGTCCTGATGATCCCCGCGATCATCAAGAAGGACGACTACCCGAGGTTCTTCGCGTCCCTGGGCACCCAGCGGGAGCGCAGCGAGAAGTACCGGTTCACCGGCTTCACCACGGTCGACGGCAAGGTCTACGGCCAGAGCCCGATCGGGGTGATCCCCGGCTTCGTCTACAACAAGCGGGTCTGGGCCCAGGCCGGCGTCACCGACTGGCCCACCACCCCCGCCGCGTTCCTCGACGGCCTCGAGGCGATCAAGTCCAGGACGGACGCGGTGCCCTACTACACCAACTTCGCCGCCCAGTGGACGCTGTCGCAGTGGACGTCCGTCAACGGCTCGGTCGGCTGTGACCCCCAGGGGACCACGAAGCTCGCCGAGGGCGACCCATGGGCGAAGGGCGCGGACCTGCGCGTCGGCGACACGCTCCTGTACGACATGGTGCGCCGGGGACTGACCGAGAAGGACCCGACGACCACCAACTGGGAGGAGTCCAAGCCCCGGCTGGCCAAGGGCGAACTCGCCACCCAGTGGCTCGGCACCTGGGCGATCATCCAGTTCCAGGACGCCGCCCGGAAAGCCGGGGCGAACCCGGACGACATCGGGTTCATGCCCTTCCCGGCCCAGGCCGACGGCAGGTTCTGCGCGGTCGTCTCACCCGACTACAACCAGGCCGTCAACGTCCACTCCGACAACAAGCCCGCCGCCCGCGCCTGGGTCGACTGGTTCACCGAGAAGTCCGGCTACGACAAGGACAACCTGGCCATCTCGCCCCTCGACGACGTCCCCCTGCCCGAGGTCCTGAAGCCGTACGAGACCGCGGGCGTCAAGCTGATCGAGCTGGACGACACCCAGGGCGCCAAGGTCAAGCTGATCGACAACCAGTCCGAAGTCGGCATCTACGCCCCGGAGTACCGCCAGGACCTGGTCGACCTCGCCCGCGGCGCGAAGAAGGGCGACCTGGACGACTTCTTCGCCGATCTCGGCAAGCGCTGGACCGAGACACAAGCGAACCTGGGGTCCTGATGGCGGACACCACCGAGAAGGCGGCCTTCCCGGCCGTCGCGGGGGCGGGGCCCGCCGCCCCCGCCCCGGCCCCCGCCCCGCGCCGGGCACGCGTCCGGCGCGGGGTCACCCCGTGGCTCTTCCTGCTCGTCCCGCTGGCGCTGCTGCTCACCTTCACCTACGCGCCGATCGTCAACATGGCGGCGTACAGCTTCACCGACTGGGACGGGGTGAGCCCCGAACTGCGCTACACGGGCGTCGAGAACTACACGGAGATCTTCACCCGGGAGGACCTCTTCCGGGTCTTCTTCGTCAGCGGCTACTACCTCGCCGCCTCCGCCGTCCAGATCGTCGCCGCGCTCTACTTCGCGACCGTCCTGAGCTTCAATGTCCGCTTCCGGAACTTCTTCAAGGGCGTGCTCTTCTTCCCGTACCTGATCAACGGGGTGGCGATCGGCTTCGTCTTCCTCTACTTCTTCCAGGACGGCGGCACCCTCGACTCGGTGCTCGCCCTGTTCGGCCTCCACACCGACCACGCCTGGCTGGGCACGTCCGTCTCCGCGAACACGTCCCTCGCCGGTGTCTCCCTCTGGCGCTACCTGGGCCTGAACTTCGTGCTCTTCCTGGGCGCGATCCAGTCCATCCCCGGGGAGCTGTACGAGGCGGCCGAACTGGACGGGGCCAACCGCTGGCACCAGTTCCGCCACATCATCGCGCCGGGCATCAAACCGGTGCTGACACTGATGGTGATCCTCTCCATCTCGGGCTCCCTGTCGGCCTTCGAGATCCCGTACATCATGACCGGCGGGGCGACGGGCACCGAGACCTTCGTGATCCAGACGCTGAACCTGGCCTTCCGGTTCAACAAGACGGGGCTCGCCTCGGCCGCCGCGATCGTGCTGCTGCTGATCATCCTGCTGGTGACCTGGGTGCAGCGGCGCCTGGTCCCCGACGACAAGGTGGACCTCGTATGACACGCCGTGCCGTGGCCCGCGCGCTGGTGTACCTCTCGCTGATCGCCGCGACCCTGGTCGTGCTGCTCCCGCTCACGGTGGTCCTGCTGACCTCGTTCAAGACCTCTGAGGAGATGGCGGCCGGCGGCGGCGCGCTGAGCCTGCCCGACAACCCGTTCAACCTGAGCAACTACGTGGCCGCGTTCCAGGACGGCCGGATGCTCTCGGCGTTCGGCAACACCGCCGTGATCCTGGTGTTCTCCATCGGGGGCACGGTCCTGATCGGCTCGATGACGGCGTACGCCATCGACCGCTTCACGTTCCGCCTGAGGAAGCTGGTGGTCGCCCTCTTCCTGCTCGCCGCACTGGTCCCCAGCGTGACCACGCAGGTCGCGACCTTCCAGATCGTCAACAGCTTCGGGATGTTCGACTCGCTGTGGGCGCCCATCGCCCTCTACATGGGCACGGACATCGTCTCGATCTACATCTTCCTTCAGTTCGTACGGTCCATCCCGGTCTCGCTGGACGAGGCGGCCCGTCTGGACGGCGCCAACGCGTTCACGATCTACCGCAAGGTCATCTTCCCCCTGCTCAAACCGGCGATCGCGACGGTAGTGATCGTGAAGGGGATCACCGTCTACAACGACTTCTACATCCCGTTCCTCTACATGCCGTCCGAGGATCTTGGCGTGATCTCGACGTCGCTGTTCCGCTTCCGCGGCCCGTACGCGGCCCACTGGGAGACGATCTCGGCAGGAGCGGTCCTGGTGATCCTGCCGACCCTGATCGTCTTCCTCAGCCTGCAGAAATTCATCTACAACGGCTTCACGCGGGGCGCGACCAGATGAGCCGCCCGAGCCGCCCCGCGCCTCGCGGCCCCTCGGTGATCCGCACGGCCCGCTAGGCGGACAGCGCGGCCACCAGCACCGGCGTCACCTGCTCGACCTGCCACGGCCGGGCCCCGTACCCCGCGAGCGCGGCCCCCACCGACTCGGCGCCGACCACGGGAGGCGGCTCCCAGCAGACCCTCCGCACGGTGTCCGGCGCGATCAGGTTCTCCTGCGGCATGTTCAGCTGCTCGGCCAGCGTGGACACCGCCGCCCGCGCCGCCGTCAGCCGGGCCGCGGCCTCCGGGTCCTTGTCGGCCCAGGCCCGCGGCGGCGGCGGCCCCGTCACCGCCTGTCCCGGCTGCGGCAGTTGGGCGTCGCTCAGCGCCTTCGCCCGGTCGACCGCCGCCTGCCACTGCTCCAGCTGGCGCCGGCCCATCCGATGCCCGAACCCGTTCAGCGCGGCGAGTGCCTGCACGGTGGCCGGAACGGCGAGCGCCGCCTCGACGATGGCCGCGTCGGACAGCACCTTGCCCGGCGACACGTCCCGCCGCTGGGCGATCCGGTCCCGGGTCTGCCACAGCTCACGCACCACCGCGAGCTGCCGGCGGCGCCGCACCTTGTGCATGCCGGAGGTCCGCCGCCAGGGATCCTTGCGCGGCTCCGGCGGCGGGGCCGAGGCGATCGCGTCGAACTCCTGCTGCGCCCACTCCAGCTTGCCCTGCCGGTCCAGCTCCTTCTCCAGCGCGTCCCGCAGGTCGACGAGGAGCTCCACGTCCAGTGCCGCGTAGCGCAGCCAGGGCTCGGGCAGCGGCCGGGTCGACCAGTCGACGGCCGAGTGCCCCTTCTCCAGGACGAAGCCCAGCACGCCCTCGACCATCGCGCCGAGGCCCACCCGGGGGAACCCGGCGAGCCGGCCGGCCAGCTCGGTGTCGAACAGTCGCGTGGGGACCATGCCTATCTCCCGCAGGCAGGGCAGGTCCTGGGTGGCGGCGTGCAGCACCCACTCGACGCCGGACAGCGCCTCACCGAGCCCCGACAGGTCGGGGCAGGCCACGGGGTCGATCAGCGCGCTGCCCGCGCCCTCGCGGCGCAGCTGCACCAGATAGGCGCGCTGTCCGTAGCGGTAGCCGGACGCCCGCTCGGCGTCGACGGCCACGGGGCCGGAGCCGGCGGCGAACGCGGCGATCACCCCGGCGAGCGACTCGTCGTCGGCGATCACGGGCGGAATGCCCTCGCGGGGCTCCAGTAGAGGGATCGGCGCCTCCGTCACAGCAGATCCGCCGTCGTCCGGAGGAGCGCCTCCGGTGGTTCGCAGTGAAACGTCTGCTGCGGTCTCTTGGGCGTCGGTCACATGTCAAGGGTATCCGTGTATGGACAGCGCCTGCCGACGGAACGTTCCGTCGGCAGGCGCCTGGGGGTCGTAAACCAGTCAGCTCGGTGAAAGATCCGGTTCACGGCGGGGGATGCGCGCACGCGGATCAGCGGGCGATCCGGTTCGCGTCTGTGAAGGGCGAGGGTCAGTGGATGATCCCGGTACGCAGGGCCACCGCGACCATTCCGGCGCGGTCGCCCGTGCCGAGCTTGCGGGCGATACGGGCGAGGTGGCTCTTGACGGTCAGTGCGGACAGGCCCATCGAGACGCCGATCGCCTTGTTGGACTGGCCTTCCGCGACCAGTCTCAGCACCTCGACCTCACGGCCGGACAGTTCGCGGTAGCCGCCCGGGTGACTCGGGGCACCCGGGGGGCGGCGGTGCATACGGGCGGCGGCGGCGCCGATGGGGGCGGCACCCGGTCTGGTGGGGAGCCCGAGGTTGGTACGGGTGCCGGTGACGACGTAGCCCTTGACTCCGCCCGCGAGCGCGTTGCGCACGGCGCCGATGTCGTCGGCGGCGGACAGGGCGAGCCCGTTGGGCCAGCCCGCGGCGCGGGTCTCGGACAGGAGGGTGAGGCCGGAGCCGTCGGGCAGGTGGACGTCGGCGACACAGATGTCGCGGGGGTTGCCGATGCGGGGACGAGCCTCCGCGACGGACGAGGCCTCGATCACGTCGCGCACACCGAGCGCCCACAGGTGACGGGTGACGGTGGAGCGGACGCGGGGGTCGGCCACGACCACCATGGCGGTCGGCTTGTTCGGGCGGTAGGCGACCAGGCTTGCGGGCTGCTCGAGGAGAACGGACACCAGGCCTCCTGGGTGGGGGACGGGGCCGGCTTGTGGGGAGCAAGCCGGGACGAACCGTACTGTCAAGGTCACAGTCGTCTTCGGCATCAAACCCGTCCGCCTTTAGAGAATGATCACGATCTAGTGAGTAACAATCCGTGCAATTCGGACACGCGATCGATCACCCGAAGATCGAACGGTTTCGTCCTTTGTCGATAAGCGGCCGAAAGTGGCCGTATCGACAAAGTGACGGACCGTCGTGAAGGGCGGAAGAAGCCGCCGCGGACAGCGAAGGCAGGGGGTGCTCAGCGGGCCTGCGGGTCCCGGCGCTGCGGCAGGGTCACCACCGACGCGTCGCCCGGACCGGCCGGCGGCAGGCCCGCGACCTGGGCCAGCAGATCGCACCAGGACGCCAGGTGCGCCCCGGTGTCCGGGACACCGCCCAGTCCCTCGCGGGGCGTCCAGGAGGCCCGGATCTCGATCTGCGAGGCGGCCGGACGCTCGGACAGCCCGCCGAAGTAGTGGGAGCTCGCCCGCGTGACCGTGCCGCTCGGCTCGCCGCACGCCAGCCCCCGCGCGGTCAGCGCTCCGGTGAGCCAGGACCAGCAGACGTCGGGCAGCAGCGGATCGGCGGCCATCTCGGGCTCCAGCTCCGCGCGCACCAGCGTCACCAGCCGGAAGGTGCCCCGCCAGGCGTCGTGCCCGGCCGGATCGTGCAGCAGCACCAGCCGGCCGTCGGCCAGGTCCTGGTCGCCGTCGACGACCGCGGCCTCCAGCGCGTACGCGTACGGAGCCAGCCGCTGCGGCGCCGGGGTCGGCTCCACCTCGATCTGCGGTCGCAGCCGCGCCGCTCTCAGCGCCTCCACGGCGGCCCGGAAGGGCGGGGGAGCCGACCTGCTCGGATGCCCCATGTCCTCCTCGGTGTCCTTCGCGTCGTCCATTCCGCCAGCGCCGTCCGACAGTCGTCCCTGAGCCGCAGCCATGCGGGGAAGGTTAAGGGGAACGGGGGCCTCGTGCAGGGAGGGACACCCTGTTGCCCCGGGTCGGGCTCGCCGCGGGGCCCCGGCGCCGACGGCCACCCACCCGGCCCGGCCGCCGTGCGTGCCGTGCGAGACTTGCCGTCGTGAGTGCCAACGACCGCCCCTCGGGCAAGCAGCCGACCGCCACGTACGACTCCGCCTTCCTCAAGGCATGCAGGCGTGAGCCCGTGCCGCACACCCCCGTGTGGTTCATGCGGCAGGCCGGGCGCTCACTGCCGGAGTACCGCAAGGTCCGCGAGGGCATCCCGATGCTCGAGTCCTGCATGCGGCCCGAACTGGTCACCGAGATCACCCTCCAGCCGGTGCGCCGGCACAACGTGGACGCCGCGATCTACTTCAGCGACATCGTCGTCCCGCTCAAGGCCATCGGCATCGACCTCGACATCAAGCCCGGCGTCGGCCCGGTCGTCGAGAGCCCGATCCGCACCCGCGCCGACCTCGACCGGCTGCGTGACCTGACCCCGGAGGACGTCTCCTACGTCACCGAGGCCATCGGCCTGCTGACCCGGGAACTCGGCCCGACCCCGCTCATCGGCTTCGCCGGCGCGCCCTTCACCCTCGCGAGCTACCTGGTCGAGGGCGGCCCGTCCCGCACCTACGAGAACGCCAAGGCGATCATGTACGGCGACCCCGAGCTGTGGGCCGACCTGCTCGACCGTCTCGCCGACATCACGGCCGCGTTCCTCAAGGTGCAGATCGAGGCCGGCGCCTCCGCCGTCCAGCTGTTCGACTCCTGGGTCGGCGCCCTCGCTCCGGCCGACTACCGGCGCTCCGTCATGCCCGCCTCCGCCAAGGTGTTCCGGGCCGTCGCG carries:
- a CDS encoding carbohydrate ABC transporter permease → MTRRAVARALVYLSLIAATLVVLLPLTVVLLTSFKTSEEMAAGGGALSLPDNPFNLSNYVAAFQDGRMLSAFGNTAVILVFSIGGTVLIGSMTAYAIDRFTFRLRKLVVALFLLAALVPSVTTQVATFQIVNSFGMFDSLWAPIALYMGTDIVSIYIFLQFVRSIPVSLDEAARLDGANAFTIYRKVIFPLLKPAIATVVIVKGITVYNDFYIPFLYMPSEDLGVISTSLFRFRGPYAAHWETISAGAVLVILPTLIVFLSLQKFIYNGFTRGATR
- a CDS encoding response regulator transcription factor, with the protein product MSVLLEQPASLVAYRPNKPTAMVVVADPRVRSTVTRHLWALGVRDVIEASSVAEARPRIGNPRDICVADVHLPDGSGLTLLSETRAAGWPNGLALSAADDIGAVRNALAGGVKGYVVTGTRTNLGLPTRPGAAPIGAAAARMHRRPPGAPSHPGGYRELSGREVEVLRLVAEGQSNKAIGVSMGLSALTVKSHLARIARKLGTGDRAGMVAVALRTGIIH
- a CDS encoding glycoside hydrolase family 2 protein codes for the protein MLEATPLTEGWILKHDEDALPASVPGCVHTDLLAAGVIPDPFLGLAETEVAWVGRREWTYERDLAATDGHEQADLVFDGLDTAAEILLDGRLLGRTRNMHRSYRFDVTGLGGRLSVRFVSAYAEAEAVRGKLGERPAAYAEPFPYIRKMAASFGWDWGPTLVTAGIWRPVRLERWSTARISCVRPLVTVEGGLGRVELAIEVERARVEAPLVAEATIDGVRARAEIDGATGTVRLEVPDVRRWWPRGYGEQPLYDVEVTLLHGDRALDVWRRRIGFRSVELDRRPDAHGSGFTFVVNGERLFARGVNWIPDDVFPSRIGPERYRERLRQAAGAGVDLVRVWGGGIYESDDFYDACDELGLLVWQDFPFACAAYPEEQPLRGEVEAEARENVVRLMPHPSLALWNGNNENLWGFKDWGWEQRLAGDSWGEGYYLGVLPRVVAELDPTRPYAAGSPWSGSWEHHPNDPAHGTHHSWEVWNGADYADYRLHVPRFVAEFGWQAPPAHATLRRALPGEELTPDSPGMLHHQKAEDGNGKLERGLARHFALPEGDFDRWHYLTQVNQARAVAAGIEHWRSHWPVCAGTIVWQLNDCWPVTSWAAIDGDGREKPLYHELKRLYADRLLTLRPSERGLVLAAVNQSAAVWSGTLALRRMSVEGLVIGTASVALTAEGRSVADFAVPRELEPVGPKEFLVVDAVGSPRADEVVGGAAPRALYFPVPDREIPYPRPEFEVALVPGGIEVTARTLVRDLLLQADRLEPAARADRGLVTLLPGERVTIGVRGWQTPDAGRARSALYCMEPHR
- a CDS encoding ribonuclease D, whose amino-acid sequence is MTDAQETAADVSLRTTGGAPPDDGGSAVTEAPIPLLEPREGIPPVIADDESLAGVIAAFAAGSGPVAVDAERASGYRYGQRAYLVQLRREGAGSALIDPVACPDLSGLGEALSGVEWVLHAATQDLPCLREIGMVPTRLFDTELAGRLAGFPRVGLGAMVEGVLGFVLEKGHSAVDWSTRPLPEPWLRYAALDVELLVDLRDALEKELDRQGKLEWAQQEFDAIASAPPPEPRKDPWRRTSGMHKVRRRRQLAVVRELWQTRDRIAQRRDVSPGKVLSDAAIVEAALAVPATVQALAALNGFGHRMGRRQLEQWQAAVDRAKALSDAQLPQPGQAVTGPPPPRAWADKDPEAAARLTAARAAVSTLAEQLNMPQENLIAPDTVRRVCWEPPPVVGAESVGAALAGYGARPWQVEQVTPVLVAALSA
- a CDS encoding DUF3000 domain-containing protein, yielding MAAAQGRLSDGAGGMDDAKDTEEDMGHPSRSAPPPFRAAVEALRAARLRPQIEVEPTPAPQRLAPYAYALEAAVVDGDQDLADGRLVLLHDPAGHDAWRGTFRLVTLVRAELEPEMAADPLLPDVCWSWLTGALTARGLACGEPSGTVTRASSHYFGGLSERPAASQIEIRASWTPREGLGGVPDTGAHLASWCDLLAQVAGLPPAGPGDASVVTLPQRRDPQAR
- the hemE gene encoding uroporphyrinogen decarboxylase, with product MSANDRPSGKQPTATYDSAFLKACRREPVPHTPVWFMRQAGRSLPEYRKVREGIPMLESCMRPELVTEITLQPVRRHNVDAAIYFSDIVVPLKAIGIDLDIKPGVGPVVESPIRTRADLDRLRDLTPEDVSYVTEAIGLLTRELGPTPLIGFAGAPFTLASYLVEGGPSRTYENAKAIMYGDPELWADLLDRLADITAAFLKVQIEAGASAVQLFDSWVGALAPADYRRSVMPASAKVFRAVAEYGVPRIHFGVGTGELLTLMGEAGADVVGVDWRVPLDEAARRVGPGKALQGNLDPTVLFSSTEAVETRTREVLDAAAGLEGHIFNLGHGVMPATDPDALTRLVEHVHTHTAR
- a CDS encoding sugar ABC transporter permease: MADTTEKAAFPAVAGAGPAAPAPAPAPRRARVRRGVTPWLFLLVPLALLLTFTYAPIVNMAAYSFTDWDGVSPELRYTGVENYTEIFTREDLFRVFFVSGYYLAASAVQIVAALYFATVLSFNVRFRNFFKGVLFFPYLINGVAIGFVFLYFFQDGGTLDSVLALFGLHTDHAWLGTSVSANTSLAGVSLWRYLGLNFVLFLGAIQSIPGELYEAAELDGANRWHQFRHIIAPGIKPVLTLMVILSISGSLSAFEIPYIMTGGATGTETFVIQTLNLAFRFNKTGLASAAAIVLLLIILLVTWVQRRLVPDDKVDLV
- a CDS encoding ABC transporter substrate-binding protein, which gives rise to MNRRPILALALGAALLIPGCTGTGGTAKGADADAPDDPSKVGGSITVLTQRTDLVADGTMKKYAAAFNKTYPKVKVEFEALTNYETEVKIRMNTENYGDVLMIPAIIKKDDYPRFFASLGTQRERSEKYRFTGFTTVDGKVYGQSPIGVIPGFVYNKRVWAQAGVTDWPTTPAAFLDGLEAIKSRTDAVPYYTNFAAQWTLSQWTSVNGSVGCDPQGTTKLAEGDPWAKGADLRVGDTLLYDMVRRGLTEKDPTTTNWEESKPRLAKGELATQWLGTWAIIQFQDAARKAGANPDDIGFMPFPAQADGRFCAVVSPDYNQAVNVHSDNKPAARAWVDWFTEKSGYDKDNLAISPLDDVPLPEVLKPYETAGVKLIELDDTQGAKVKLIDNQSEVGIYAPEYRQDLVDLARGAKKGDLDDFFADLGKRWTETQANLGS